Proteins from a genomic interval of Spiroplasma endosymbiont of Lonchoptera lutea:
- a CDS encoding IS30 family transposase encodes MYKYLTIESIIAIKEYKSYGFSIRKIAKAIDYSKSTVHRVCKLLNQNLLPLEILNQVQKNKQNAGRKLIILTLTEINTINHLLITKNYALDIIADFLKKNKIKNISTKTLYNMFKTNRMGFDEKNLLRKGKNKPHKQKETRGRINNCKSIHERNLIIPNIKNIQEFGHLEGDTIVGKDHKSSIITLADIWSKTTIPLKTKNHKAESITQSIIKFISKLIPGTIKTITFDRGKEFSKWKLIEKNCNVKIYFADAGKPCQRGLNENNNGILRRYLPKSTDLSSYKQKDLNSIAFQINSTPRKSLSYKRPIDLIQLFPEM; translated from the coding sequence TGAATCAATAATAGCAATAAAAGAATATAAAAGTTATGGATTTTCTATTCGTAAAATAGCAAAAGCAATTGATTATAGTAAATCAACTGTACACAGAGTTTGTAAATTATTAAATCAAAACTTATTACCATTAGAAATATTGAATCAAGTTCAAAAAAATAAACAAAATGCAGGTAGAAAATTAATAATTTTAACTTTAACAGAAATTAATACTATCAATCATTTGTTAATTACTAAAAATTATGCTCTTGATATAATTGCTGATTTTTTAAAGAAAAATAAAATAAAAAATATTTCAACAAAAACTTTATATAACATGTTTAAAACAAATCGAATGGGTTTTGATGAAAAAAATTTATTGAGAAAAGGCAAAAATAAACCTCATAAACAAAAAGAAACTAGGGGCAGAATTAATAATTGTAAATCTATTCATGAAAGAAATTTAATCATTCCAAATATTAAAAATATACAAGAATTTGGCCATTTAGAGGGAGATACTATCGTTGGTAAAGATCATAAAAGTTCTATTATTACTTTAGCTGATATATGATCAAAAACCACAATTCCTTTGAAAACTAAAAATCATAAAGCAGAAAGTATTACACAAAGTATAATAAAATTTATTTCAAAATTAATACCAGGAACAATTAAAACTATTACTTTTGATCGTGGTAAAGAATTTAGTAAATGAAAATTAATTGAAAAAAATTGTAATGTTAAAATTTATTTTGCAGATGCCGGCAAACCTTGTCAAAGAGGTTTAAATGAGAACAATAATGGTATTTTAAGAAGATATTTACCAAAATCTACTGATTTATCTTCATATAAACAAAAAGACTTAAATTCTATAGCATTTCAAATTAATTCTACACCCAGAAAATCATTATCTTATAAAAGACCAATAGATTTAATACAATTATTTCCTGAAATGTAA